From the genome of Deltaproteobacteria bacterium, one region includes:
- a CDS encoding bis-aminopropyl spermidine synthase family protein, which produces MTNSLKFSDGIILSIGLDDAQLIDLGDKDYVDIPMRELPALERLSLGLESGLPQERIDTLLEAQVIEPGIPAPDSKVRTKLEQLDNLLLCEYRPHLSKRALKAYELTLEVHAGRKRFHTGLGQCPTLPETSLRRALLVGDADDVGVLDVLLIGDDDLLSVPLAALGHRVTVYDIDEYVLGLVKQAAQTYDLTIEAFEHDLRDPIAENAKERFDVFLTDPMSNAECFELFISRAIPLLRPNGRGFSAVHAPTENTFRKMMGAMKLPIQAWHRRHNRYYSHYFRLHQYESDWVELRKTAHTEPTLAADAYASPTNLYQEAYYQRSTIALIMLDQMDSTQFAKPMFLDMVLDGIVNEANVVEIHRTIEAQNDWSLLVSHTNKGHLTLHVDRIRNQILFSAHPVDVDLLDAARYFLIATFKHSGTVVQTIRNQKFWDLRIE; this is translated from the coding sequence ATGACGAACTCTTTAAAATTCTCAGACGGAATCATTTTAAGTATCGGGCTTGATGATGCGCAGCTCATCGATCTTGGTGATAAAGACTATGTCGACATCCCCATGCGAGAACTTCCTGCACTGGAAAGACTCTCGCTTGGCCTGGAATCTGGTTTGCCCCAGGAGCGTATCGATACACTCTTAGAAGCGCAGGTCATCGAACCAGGCATACCCGCGCCCGACTCAAAAGTTCGCACCAAACTTGAGCAGCTCGACAATCTACTGCTTTGCGAGTACCGCCCACACTTAAGTAAACGCGCCTTAAAAGCCTACGAACTCACCCTCGAAGTGCATGCTGGGCGAAAACGTTTTCATACCGGTCTTGGGCAATGCCCGACACTTCCCGAAACCAGCTTAAGGCGAGCACTTTTGGTCGGAGATGCGGATGATGTGGGTGTCTTAGATGTTCTGCTGATTGGCGACGATGACCTTTTAAGTGTGCCTTTGGCAGCGCTCGGTCACCGTGTGACGGTTTACGACATTGACGAATATGTGCTTGGGCTGGTGAAACAAGCTGCCCAAACTTACGACCTGACCATTGAAGCTTTCGAACACGACTTGCGAGATCCCATCGCGGAAAATGCCAAAGAGCGGTTTGATGTTTTTTTAACCGACCCTATGAGCAACGCGGAATGCTTTGAACTCTTTATCTCAAGAGCGATTCCCTTACTGCGTCCCAATGGCCGAGGGTTCTCAGCCGTTCACGCGCCAACCGAAAATACCTTTCGAAAAATGATGGGTGCCATGAAGCTGCCCATTCAAGCGTGGCATCGCAGACACAACCGCTACTACTCTCATTATTTTAGACTCCATCAATACGAGAGCGATTGGGTAGAACTTCGAAAAACAGCGCACACCGAACCAACACTTGCAGCCGATGCATACGCCAGCCCCACGAATCTCTATCAAGAGGCTTATTACCAACGCTCAACGATTGCCTTGATCATGCTCGATCAGATGGACTCGACTCAATTTGCGAAACCTATGTTTTTGGACATGGTTCTCGATGGCATCGTTAATGAGGCAAATGTTGTGGAAATTCACCGTACCATTGAAGCGCAAAACGATTGGAGCCTTTTGGTTTCACACACCAACAAAGGTCACCTCACGCTTCACGTAGACCGAATCAGAAACCAGATTCTCTTTAGTGCCCACCCGGTAGACGTCGATTTATTGGATGCTGCACGTTATTTTTTGATCGCTACATTTAAACACTCCGGCACCGTGGTCCAGACCATTCGCAATCAAAAGTTTTGGGATTTAAGAATCGAGTAA
- the lexA gene encoding transcriptional repressor LexA: MDSLPELTARQRQVFEFIESKIQEWGYPPTIREIGEHLGIKSTNGVADHLKALKRKGYLQQRGHKSRTLSPTEPAMSQSQANNVVPMIPPNSGSTVSIPLLGRVAAGEPILAEEHAEGSVVVDSLLVGGNKKVFALKVVGQSMIEDGIFDGDYIFVQKRSHAQPGEIVVVVIENEATVKRYYPEGDRIRLQPANAAMEPIYINKADFREVQIMGLVVGVYRNMNG, translated from the coding sequence ATGGATAGTTTACCCGAGCTCACAGCCAGACAAAGGCAAGTTTTTGAATTTATTGAAAGTAAAATTCAGGAGTGGGGTTATCCCCCGACCATTCGTGAAATTGGGGAACATCTCGGTATCAAGTCCACCAACGGCGTCGCCGATCACCTTAAAGCATTGAAAAGAAAAGGATATCTCCAGCAACGGGGCCACAAAAGCCGAACGCTTAGCCCCACGGAGCCAGCTATGAGTCAAAGCCAGGCAAACAATGTTGTCCCGATGATACCGCCCAACAGTGGATCCACGGTTTCAATTCCCCTGCTCGGCCGAGTCGCCGCTGGGGAACCCATCCTCGCCGAGGAGCATGCAGAAGGCTCGGTAGTAGTCGATTCGCTGCTTGTTGGGGGCAATAAAAAGGTGTTTGCGCTCAAAGTTGTGGGCCAATCGATGATCGAAGATGGAATTTTCGACGGCGATTACATTTTTGTTCAGAAAAGAAGTCACGCGCAGCCCGGAGAAATTGTGGTGGTTGTCATCGAGAACGAAGCCACGGTCAAACGCTACTATCCGGAAGGTGACCGAATTCGGCTACAGCCAGCAAACGCTGCTATGGAGCCTATTTACATCAACAAAGCTGATTTTCGAGAAGTTCAGATTATGGGACTTGTGGTTGGCGTATACCGCAACATGAATGGCTAA
- a CDS encoding ArsA family ATPase, protein MLHHKARVHVVIGKGGVGKTVVSTAMAMALAAEGQKVLLAEVNAHDRVAALLGARPVGANMREVLENLWVVDMNPTDSIHEYALMTIRFEAIYKAVFENKMIRHFIRFIPSLGEMVMLGKLWFHEQEQENGKPKYDAIIIDAPATGHGISMLRTPSSIEKIVPAGIMRDHARSMREMLTDPKKTRLHIVTLPEEMPVNEARELEAAAKNVLNMAIGTTFINQHVPELPAEALKKLASAKNQTALKAATETLNIREAKRRAGIEHLERLPGRLLSDLFTINRIVGPGLSRQQVSEIAEKMLKARNQGASS, encoded by the coding sequence ATGCTGCATCATAAAGCCCGTGTTCATGTCGTCATCGGCAAGGGCGGAGTAGGAAAAACAGTTGTCTCAACTGCCATGGCAATGGCACTTGCAGCTGAAGGCCAAAAAGTTTTGCTGGCCGAAGTTAACGCCCACGACAGGGTTGCCGCACTCTTGGGCGCACGCCCCGTTGGCGCTAATATGCGAGAAGTTCTCGAGAATCTCTGGGTCGTCGACATGAACCCCACAGACTCCATCCATGAATATGCACTGATGACCATTCGCTTCGAAGCTATCTACAAAGCCGTCTTTGAAAACAAAATGATCAGACACTTTATTCGTTTTATCCCATCACTGGGCGAAATGGTGATGCTTGGAAAGCTCTGGTTCCACGAACAAGAGCAAGAAAACGGAAAACCGAAGTACGATGCAATCATCATTGACGCGCCGGCCACCGGCCACGGTATCAGTATGCTTCGTACGCCAAGCTCTATCGAAAAAATTGTTCCTGCCGGCATTATGCGAGACCACGCCCGTTCCATGCGTGAGATGCTCACAGATCCGAAAAAGACGCGGCTCCATATCGTCACGCTTCCCGAAGAGATGCCCGTCAACGAGGCACGGGAACTCGAAGCTGCGGCCAAAAATGTTTTAAACATGGCCATCGGAACAACCTTCATCAATCAGCACGTTCCTGAATTACCGGCAGAAGCGCTTAAAAAACTAGCCAGCGCCAAAAATCAGACCGCGCTTAAAGCCGCGACAGAGACCTTAAATATCCGCGAAGCCAAACGCCGAGCCGGCATCGAGCACCTAGAGAGATTGCCTGGCCGCCTCTTAAGCGACCTCTTCACCATCAATCGTATTGTAGGGCCGGGCCTAAGCCGCCAACAGGTCAGCGAGATCGCAGAGAAAATGCTTAAAGCCCGCAACCAAGGAGCCTCGTCATGA